In one window of Eleutherodactylus coqui strain aEleCoq1 chromosome 10, aEleCoq1.hap1, whole genome shotgun sequence DNA:
- the SURF1 gene encoding surfeit locus protein 1 — translation MYRVLVLLRGPAATTPRQSSRCALLLRTGLTPYCVQPRSHPWSLLRCPGSGSQRFFSSSTSTESSKDSLVKWLLFLIPVASFGLGVWQIQRRKWKLNLIEQLEAQTTSTPIPLPIDPAELQTMEFRPVTVRGHFDHSKELYVRPRTLVKPSNESGGMGPQENGAHVITPFICTDLGITILVNRGFVPTRKLNPQTRMKGQIDEEQDLVGIVRLTETRQQFAPKNDVQRNVWYYRDLAAMAEKTGAEPIYIEADYGSTVPGGPIGGQTRTTLRNEHLQYTVTWFSLSAFTSILWYQKFIRRAL, via the exons ATGTACAGAGTCCTCGTATTACTGCGGGGCCCCGCGGCCACAACACCGCGGCAG tcctcccGCTGTGCCCTCCTCCTCCGGACTGGATTGACCCCTTACTGTGTGCAGCCCAGATCGCACCCATGGAGCCTTCTGAGGT GTCCTGGCAGCGGCTCCCAGCggttcttctcttcctccacatCGACGGAGTCCAGTAAGGATTCGCTGGTGAAATGGCTTCTCTTCCTCATCCCGGTCGCCTCCTTTGGGCTCGGTGTTTGGCAG ATACAGAGACGGAAATGGAAGCTGAACCTCATAGAGCAGCTGGAGGCGCAGACTACGTCCACCCCCATACCTCTCCCCATAGA TCCCGCAGAACTTCAGACAATGGAGTTTCGTCCCGTCACGGTCAGAGGCCATTTTGACCACTCGAAGGAGCTTTACGTCAGACCCCGCACCCTGGTGAAGCCGAGTAACGAGTCCGGTGGGATGGGACCTCAGGAGAATGGGGCTCACGTGATCACCCCCTTTATCTGTACTGACCTCGG AATCACCATCTTGGTAAACAGAGGTTTCGTCCCTACGAGGAAGCTGAATCCGCAGACGAGAATGAAGGGTCAG ATCGATGAGGAGCAGGATCTGGTGGGAATCGTGAGACTCACAGAAACCCGCCAACAATTTGCTCCAAAGAATGATGTGCAGAGGAATGTGTGGTATTACCGGGACCTGGCAGCCATGGCGGAGAAGACGGGGGCAGAGCCCATATATATTGAGGCTGACTATG GCAGCACCGTCCCTGGCGGCCCCATCGGTGGGCAGACCCGCACGACGCTACGAAATGAGCACCTGCAGTACACCGTGACCTG GTTCTCGCTCTCGGCCTTCACCTCTATCCTGTGGTACCAAAAGTTCATCCGGCGCGCCCTCTAG
- the SURF2 gene encoding surfeit locus protein 2 produces the protein MSLGKWRRPVVFTLMGAAARGEKMDALPEKVRLFLLQHPTLEVVPGNKVRFTVTGHELPCRLPDLQNFTEGKKYQRLMNRPPAFDYSAYEPHIVPSTKNEGQLFCKLTLRHINKIPEHVQRHAQGKRYLRALKEYEECQKQGVDYVPFCMQNKKKQRHLKDNRAGGEGGQMWKPEDSHSEDSDSGDSMSDLYPANMFSRKSAAEEENGSLQTAGDEEMEVEENIHSNQKKRPQKQNGSSQKKFKSNHKKSKTSKKL, from the exons ATGTCACTGGGAAAATGGCGGCGCCCAGTGGTCTTCACCCTGATGGGCGCCGCCGCACGTGGTGAGAAGATGGATGCGCTGCCCGAGAAAGTGCGGCTGTTCCTGCTGCAGCACCCGACCTTGGAGGTCGTCCCCGGGAACAAG GTGCGCTTCACAGTGACAGGCCACGAGCTGCCATGTCGTCTCCCGGACCTGCAGAACTTTACCGAAGGCAAGAAGTACCAGCGGCTGATGAACCGGCCTCCGGCATTCGACTACAGCGCCTATGAGCCGCATATTGTACCCAGCACCAAGAatga AGGGCAACTGTTCTGCAAATTAACCCTTCGTCACATCAACAAGATCCCAGAACACGTTCAGCGACACGCACAGGGCAAGCGCTACCTCCGGGCCCTGAAGGAGT ATGAGGAATGCCAGAAACAAGGGGTGGACTATGTTCCCTTTTGTATGCAAAACAAAAAGAAGCAGCGCCACCTAAAGGACAATCGAGCAGGAGGTGAAGGAGGACAAATGTGGAAGCCGGAGGACAGCCATTCTGAGGACAGTGACTCTGGGGACAGTATGAGCGACCTTTACCCAG CTAATATGTTTTCAAGAAAAAGTGCGGCTGAAGAAGAGAACGGCAGCTTGCAGACCGCCGGGGACGAGGAGATGGAAGTCGAGGAAAACATTCACAGCAATCAAAAGAAAAGGCCGCAG AAACAGAATGGATCTTCCCAGAAGAAATTCAAGTCTAATCACAAGAAATCAAAGACGAGCAAGAAGCTCTAG